The following are encoded together in the Equus quagga isolate Etosha38 chromosome 1, UCLA_HA_Equagga_1.0, whole genome shotgun sequence genome:
- the LOC124251432 gene encoding olfactory receptor 6C3-like, translating to MRNHTMITEFVLLGISDNPELQVVIFTVLFMAYVLSVTGNLTIIILTLIDCRLKTPMYYFLRNFSFLEITFTSVSIPRFLRAITTRIKTISYNNCLAQLFFFICMGVSEFFLLTAMSYDRYIAICKPLRYTTIMNKKICTLLVLCSWLGGFLTIFPLLMLILQLDFCASNVIDHFSCDYFPILELSCSDTWLLETIGFYFAFVTLLFTLALVILSYLRIISTILRIPSASQRKKAFSTCSSHMIVISISYGSCIFMYVKPSAKERASLTKGVAILNTSIAPMLNPFIYTLRNQQVKQAFKNLVHKVVFSRNK from the coding sequence atGAGAAACCACACAATGATTACAGAGTTTGTACTCTTGGGCATATCAGACAACCCAGAGCTTCAGGTTGtaattttcactgttttatttatgGCTTATGTATTAAGTGTCACTGGAAACCTAACCATCATCATCCTCACCTTGATAGACTGTCGTCTGAAGACTCCTATGTATTACTTCCTCCGGAATTTCTCCTTCTTAGAAATTACATTCACCAGTGTTTCTATCCCCAGATTTTTAAGGGCAATCACAACTAGAATCAAGACCATTTCCTATAACAATTGTTTGgctcaattatttttcttcatctgcaTGGGTGTGtctgaattttttcttctaactGCCATGTCTTATGATCGTTATATTGCTATCTGTAAGCCTCTCCGTTACACCACCATCATGAACAAGAAAATCTGCACTCTGCTTGTCTTGTGTTCATGGCTGGGAGGTTTTCTTACTATTTTCCCACTGCTCATGCTTATCCTCCAGTTAGATTTCTGTGCTTCCAATGTAATTGATCACTTCTCTTGCgattatttccccattttagaACTCTCGTGCTCAGACACATGGCTTTTAGAGACAATTGGcttttactttgcttttgttACTCTGCTGTTCACGTTGGCATTAGTGATTCTATCCTACCTGCGCATCATTAGCACCATTCTGAGAATTCCATCTGCCAGTCAGAGGAAAAAGGCTTTCTCCACATGCTCCTCTCACATGATTGTCATTTCCATCTCCTATGGAAGCTGTATATTCATGTATGTCAAGCCTTCAGCCAAAGAAAGAGCATCATTGACCAAAGGAGTAGCGATTCTCAACACTTCAATTGCCCCAATGTTGAACCCTTTTATTTATACCCTGAGGAACCAGCAAGTAAAACAAGCTTTCAAAAACTTGGTTCATAAAGTAGTGTTTtctagaaacaaatga